From Triticum urartu cultivar G1812 unplaced genomic scaffold, Tu2.1 TuUngrouped_contig_949, whole genome shotgun sequence:
CTCTTCAAGGAGGACAATATAGGGTTCGAGGTAGCTCAAGTTGCGTGGGATGTCAGCGAGTAGTAGGCTTTGGTAGTCAAAGGTAGGCGTAAATCCGCTTGTACATAACGCTGTAACGGTGGACATGTGTTTCGTACCCTTTCTTCTCTAATGAATGATACGCACTCTCTCGTGTGTATTCGAAAAAAAAGAGATAGGCAGGCAAATCAAGTGGTGAATAGAAAGAATCGCAAGGGATAATCCGTTGGAAAGCAGAAGTTCATGGCAAGGAAAAGCTAGCATTGGAAGTTTTGTGCAAGGGAGCTGATCCATCACGTGAAGGCCAAAGATTTTAATTCTCTTGGTTTTGCTTTAGTAGCACGCAGAGGTTCTGTCCGTGTGTCTGGGGCGTTGTGTGGAAAGCTCGGATAATTTTTCGCAGGGTCAACCATACAAAGAACTATGACGCCAATGGGTACCAGGTTGGAGGTAGAGAAGTTCACGGAACTGAAAACCTTGGGTTACGGCAGACAAGGGTGAGAAATTTGTTGACGCAACATGGATGCTTGAAGGCATTGCAGGAAGTCATGTCAGGTGTGATGGAATTATTATGTGATGGATGGAAATTCGTGGAAGACGATTTGGGAGCCTCGAGCGTGTCATACAGTCGCACGAGTTCGGCTAGGTCGGACTCAGTTTGACGGATCGACGCAAGTCGGTTGGTATAGAAGACGGTGGTGGGATCGGCGACGacgacataggagcgtgatgctgatggtgaccgacttctggggcgtggaaacacgtggtgCACATGCCCGAGGCTTGTGcggcttcgacaagactatggcgcGGGTTTGATTCAAGGTGGTATATACATGGAGCTTGAAGTCAATGAGGCGCAGGGGTGCActgatcatctaccatggagtcatgttgaaggtggagctggattgaGGGGCAACGACATAAGTCGACGGGGTCAAAGCCTATTCAGCAGGTGGGAAAAAAGCGAGTGACATGCAGTTCGGACTGGAGTCCTGTGGTCTGATGGAAGcgtgaaactcgtcatcggtTGGTGATGATCGGTGGTACTCTGCAGTGGGGTTTGATTGGTGTGGGTTCGTGACCCTTGAGACTTGACCAGGACAGCGGAGGCTCGATGCGGTAATggcggcgaggcgtgcggtatGCACGGGGCATGCAGACgggccagggctctggtggtcatacatgtggcgagacaactgcgaatttgactcaggatgactacaagcaatggtgaaattccttcaagtttcagaccGGCGGTCAAGGaagagcggtgatgttgagttcaggtaactcttatgtgtgacacccaatatgtgagttgttcactttcacgcaggTCAATGATCGGTGTGTGATGGCATGGACGGATACTCCGGAAGTTGAGAGCACAAACTAGAGTAAtgaggaacttaattttgctcgagtgttgactgtggtcaagaaatgaagggactacaagttgcaggtgaagtcatatggagtctttggagtagcagcggtactcatgggataagctcaagttcaatgtacatggaagtttgatgcattgacgaattcaaggtggtggagaatattcgccaaggtggagtttgttagagttgtgtcgaatatagtgtacaaggtagggtaaacacacgatgtaacctatgccaacataatagcaccggaacgcaggggaagccggcggcatgtgccggtgtccagggcgaccgggtgcggtattgtgacggtgtcacggggaggagcgcccgtagtcgggccccggggatgtagccatatcggtgaacctcgttaacaaatctcggtgtcttgctcgtgtgattgcttggtgcTCGGATGATCAACGATATGCTTCAGATTTATTCTAACATACCCAACGGCGTCGTCCGGACGAGGCCGGGTGCACGGCAGATGAATCTTCACCTGCGCCTGCCCGACGGCTGAGGCAGCGACTTCTTCACCGTTGCCAGTGGAAGAGCGCGGCGGCGGCAAGCAGCGCTGCGAGGAGAAAGCGGAAGGAGAGAGAGAAGGTGGGGGGAGGAGATATGTGGGTGCATGTGGGCCAAACCACACAAAAAATAGCGCCGGCCTCCCCAGCTGCCTGCAGGGGGCTTGGGTTGGGGTGGGTTCGCCGGGGCCAATTTTACTTCAATTCCGACAAAAAACAAGGCTTTGAGGATGCGAATGGAGCGTTTTTCTATCACCAGACTAAAAAAATTCCTGAGGATGTTCTTGGAGGGACGGGTGAAGATGCTCTAAACGAATTTCGGCCAGATCGCCATGGCGATCTGATCTAGGCCTTGCTGTAGGCTCCGCTGGTGACGGGTCTCCTCTGCCCCAATCTGGGATGGCTCGGTGCCGCTAGTCATCATGCACGGCCGGTGGCTGTTGGTGTTGCATGTGCGGTGTACAGGTAATGCCCGATAGAGGTGCTCCAGTGGTGTGCGTGATGCATGTGGCACTCGATGGCTGATGCACTTCTGTTCTGTTCGGCAACCTTCGAGAGACACGTGATGTGGAGGTCGATGCTGCTACACCTCTGATGCGTTCGGTGGCTTTCGGGAGACACACCATTGTTGGTGAGCGTTTAGGCATCAACCAGCCTTCAAGCTGCAGATTGCAGCGGTCATTGAAGGGTCTTTGAAATTCATTATGTAGATCCGGTGCCGGTGGATCGTACTAGCGAGGATGTGGGACGTAGCCGTAAGGCTTTTTTGTGAGTTTTGACGGCTCTCACTCTGTTCAGTTTACATTCAGTGATGAGATGCAATCTATGAACGGTGCTTGACGCAGAGGGTATGGTTCTGTAGTCACGATAGTGGGATTTCTAGCCTAGTGCTTGTAGCTGCTGGGATTGAGGAAAGTGGTGGTGGCGGCACATGATTGACTTCGATTTGGTGGTGCTTCTCGAGTACCTTGTCTCGAGTTCCGGGGTGAAAATCTAGGTCTGCCCATGTTGGTTATAATTGGCAATGATGACGTTTTTGTGTCATTACCTTGATGAAAGCATAGCTCGGATATACTCGGACTTATTCTTCAAGGTTAAAACCTAGAATATGACCTTTGGTGGTTAGATCCGATGACGGTGATTCTTTAGCATCGGTCCCCTTCATGACCGTGATTCTTTCACGTTGTCCTTGTACTGTCAAGAAATAGTTGGTGCGGATATGGTCGCTACCATAGTTTCTCGATCACTGTTTAGATCACCTAGTTTTTTTTTTCTTCCTCTCATAGGCATAGCTTTGTTCTTGTATGATCTTGCTCTTTGGTGGCGTGTTTTTTTGCGGGTGTTGATGTTGGCTGTGTGGATTCTAATTATGCAGAGGTCGGGTGCGTACTCATCGTGTTTGTATCTCCTTGATGCTTTGTTATGAGTCAATAAAATCACCCTTTGtttgaaaaaaaaaacagaaagcGCATACAAAACACATCATATATAATTATATACAATTGTCTGTCGATGGACGGAACTAGAATTCATACATGCAAGTATGTAAGCGACTTGTTCCACTACAATACATTGGAATATCGATTGATACAGGAATATGGGTTGATACATTCATGATAAATCCCCAGAGTATATCATATTACATGTCTAGAGCAAACCAAGGACCACCAGTGCTGGTTCTAGTACAATACGAAAAACAGCATACCACTCGGTCGATGGTATGCACCTTGAATACATATCCTGATTAGTTCTAGTACAATACCTGAACATTCATACATTCATAATAAATGTCAAAAACATTTATTGAATTACATGAGCGCAAAACGAGAACCAGTGATGGTCATCTCATCTCAGCTTCTACCCATTGATTTTACCTCTAAAGGAACTCCAGGTAACAGCCACATGCACATAAACCCAATCATACAGGCTGTCACAGAGCAAGTACCACAAAACTCTCCATCTCCTCTTGAATAAGAAGGTACAGAAGACCACCCAGAGACCCATCACATATCCAGAGCCCATGGCGAGGAAAAACGAAACCAAGTCATCGCTTGCATCTCCGTCGTTTTCTCCTGGAATTGGCTCGGGATGTGGACATCTCCGAGAGAGAGGAGGCCCGCAGAGACTTGGGTTGCCAACATAAATAGATGCTTGGTCTTCAAGTGTTTGCAGTTGATTTCCAGTTGGTATCTTTCCTCCCAGATTGTTGTAGGACAGGTTCAGGCGACTCAATGATGTGAGAGCCGACAAGCTTGAAGGGATTTCGCCGGACAGCTCATTGTGTGATAGGTCGAGTGATTCCACTTGAATTAAGGCTCCAATATTCTCAGGTATATTTCCCTTGAAGTTGTTCCATGATAAGTTCAGGCTCTTCAATGCGACAAGAGTACTGATTTCTGCAGGTATTGCTCCAGTAAGACTATTACAGGATAAATCAAGATTCACCATATATATGATTTCTCCTGTATATAATCTCTCTTGGCCTTTCGTGAGTACCGTTAAATTCTCAGTATAGTCAACTAGTTCATTTTCATCAGCCAATACTCTAGAACTGAATGCATTCTGAAGACCATTAGTGTTGAATCTTGTTTGCATCATGCATGTACAATTAAGCATAAATCTCGGTATGCTTCCCGATATATTGTTGTAGGCAAGGTCCAAATATTGAAGCTTAACAAGCATTGTAAGCTCAACTGGAATGTGACCATGAAACATATTGGATCTCAGTCGTAAGAATGACAAAGACGACAGTTTCTCCCCAATCCATGCTGGTAAAGCCCCAGAGAACTGATTATGTCCGAGATCAAGAACGATGAGTCTCG
This genomic window contains:
- the LOC125532251 gene encoding receptor like protein 21-like, yielding MAIRKNRGAEQHAEISTLVALKSLNLSWNNFKGNIPENIGALIQVESLDLSHNELSGEIPSSLSALTSLSRLNLSYNNLGGKIPTGNQLQTLEDQASIYVGNPSLCGPPLSRRCPHPEPIPGENDGDASDDLVSFFLAMGSGYVMGLWVVFCTFLFKRRWRVLWYLLCDSLYDWVYVHVAVTWSSFRGKING